In SAR324 cluster bacterium, a genomic segment contains:
- a CDS encoding rod-binding protein, producing the protein MKLNPALMPLMQRTMQTEETSKLNNDDVRLRKAAEDFEALLTQQMLKTMREAGFKSDLLPESNGEKIFRSMLDEQYAQSMAQSEGSLAEALLRQLKPPAKKF; encoded by the coding sequence ATGAAGCTCAATCCTGCGCTGATGCCTTTGATGCAGCGCACCATGCAAACAGAAGAGACGAGCAAACTGAACAATGATGATGTCCGGCTGCGCAAAGCTGCAGAGGACTTCGAGGCACTACTCACTCAGCAGATGCTCAAAACCATGCGAGAAGCTGGATTCAAGTCGGACTTGCTGCCGGAGTCCAATGGTGAAAAAATCTTCCGCTCTATGTTGGATGAACAGTACGCACAATCGATGGCTCAGTCTGAAGGATCTTTGGCAGAAGCACTATTGCGCCAATTAAAGCCCCCAGCAAAAAAATTCTGA
- a CDS encoding flagellar basal body P-ring protein FlgI — protein MTGTELESGATHSGSTQRVYLQKAIMFRKGFRLLLIWGLFLTIASPAWGVRVKDIANLRGARDNQLIGFGLVVGLDGTGDSPGSLLSRKPIVNALERVGISLASEDINGQSIAAVWLTATLPAFSKSGQRLDVTAATIGDAVSLRGGVLLMAPLRGPDRLVYAVAQGPISGIPQGVSRAEALPPEELAGLPVGARMVASVGAIPGGALVEREINLNLNSRARLFLNLKSPDFTTAFRLAKLIDQNLGYRTARAKDAGTVEILVPDSYLGQTVELISRIENMEITPDSVAQVVLDERSGTVVMGGQVRISPIAISQGGLSIQVKTPAADPEANPEGNTIESGVFMFKGGADLKEIVDGFNKIGASSKDLIEMLKAVKAAGALHAELIIQ, from the coding sequence TTGACTGGCACCGAACTTGAATCTGGTGCTACCCACTCTGGCAGCACACAGCGAGTTTACTTGCAAAAGGCAATCATGTTTCGTAAGGGATTTCGGCTACTACTGATCTGGGGACTTTTCCTAACCATAGCCTCACCAGCCTGGGGAGTGCGAGTCAAAGACATCGCAAATCTGCGTGGTGCCCGTGATAACCAACTGATCGGCTTTGGGCTCGTTGTGGGTCTAGATGGCACTGGAGACAGTCCAGGGAGCTTACTCTCACGTAAGCCAATCGTTAACGCCTTGGAGCGAGTTGGAATTAGTCTAGCTAGTGAAGACATCAATGGTCAGAGCATTGCCGCAGTCTGGTTGACGGCCACGCTGCCTGCATTCTCCAAATCTGGCCAACGTCTGGATGTGACAGCAGCTACCATTGGAGATGCAGTATCTCTACGTGGTGGTGTCTTGCTGATGGCACCGCTAAGAGGTCCAGATCGCTTGGTCTATGCGGTAGCTCAAGGCCCGATCTCCGGTATCCCACAAGGTGTCAGTCGTGCGGAAGCCTTGCCTCCGGAGGAACTAGCTGGGTTACCGGTGGGAGCCCGCATGGTTGCTTCTGTTGGAGCAATTCCAGGTGGGGCTTTGGTTGAACGAGAGATTAATTTAAATCTGAATAGTCGGGCTCGGCTATTCCTAAACCTCAAATCTCCAGATTTTACTACAGCGTTCCGGCTCGCAAAGCTTATTGACCAGAATTTGGGGTATCGCACTGCAAGAGCAAAAGACGCAGGTACTGTCGAGATTCTTGTACCAGATAGTTATCTTGGACAGACTGTCGAGTTGATTTCCCGTATAGAAAATATGGAGATTACTCCAGACAGTGTGGCACAGGTAGTACTTGATGAACGCTCCGGCACCGTGGTCATGGGTGGTCAGGTACGAATTTCACCAATCGCAATCTCTCAGGGTGGACTGAGCATTCAGGTCAAAACCCCTGCTGCTGACCCTGAAGCCAACCCAGAGGGAAATACCATTGAGTCGGGAGTCTTCATGTTCAAGGGAGGAGCAGACTTGAAAGAAATTGTGGATGGCTTCAACAAAATTGGAGCCTCCAGTAAAGATCTGATCGAGATGCTCAAGGCTGTTAAAGCAGCCGGTGCCTTGCACGCAGAACTCATCATTCAGTAA